From the genome of Pseudomonadota bacterium, one region includes:
- a CDS encoding serine/threonine protein kinase, whose protein sequence is MAERFGKYELVRRIGAGGMAEVHVARAFGAEGFVKDVVIKRILPAFNADREFVGMFINEARLAARLHHANIVQVIEFDQVEGVFYIAMEWVDGTDLRHIRSVSRRRRLPIPEVLAVHVGVEALKGLHYAHGKIEHGRPLGLVHRDISPHNLLLSFAGELKIADFGIAKVAALASVTRTGAVKGKLTYMAPEQVRGEAIDQRTDLYALGIVLWELLSDRRLYGDSGSEGELIAAVRRGGAPPLASVSPTVAAGLAAVIDRLLAPRSEERFGSAAEVLPALSQFASTGDGLAVADYLRRLLPAEAERDQRGVTVPQGAVLTTDMPIAGPDAATHSATPGLETGPPRPAAPAARAGVLVPNAGSADASAALAAVDAPAAVGGAAAGGEASEARRRWRSSRGRVVLALGLALALGGVLIGSPWLIRTLGGGGRSQRGPAADPRSMPMPSTASLVIGLVPPDGELIADGVALGRRGRWTLTGQPGYRVGLIARWPQGTVARQVAFGRGGAEVQLVAPAGTAEVRPSADAGVTAAKIAKMPSPTIGAEPAHAERQPARSGQAAPSRALGLRPAAGTGRPAPAGGGGPRASRRAAPAPATLDVIVIPWAQVLLDGRSIGTTPITGLNPGAGRHLVELRNDDLGRHERVRLSLKAGEHRRLRREWTGAPSAVPTADR, encoded by the coding sequence ATGGCTGAGCGTTTCGGCAAGTACGAGCTGGTGCGGCGCATCGGCGCGGGCGGCATGGCCGAGGTTCACGTCGCGCGAGCCTTCGGCGCTGAGGGCTTCGTCAAGGACGTGGTCATCAAGCGCATCTTGCCGGCCTTCAATGCCGATCGCGAATTCGTCGGTATGTTCATCAATGAGGCGCGGCTCGCCGCGCGCCTGCACCACGCGAACATCGTGCAGGTGATCGAGTTCGATCAGGTCGAGGGCGTCTTCTACATCGCGATGGAGTGGGTGGACGGCACGGACCTGCGGCACATCCGCAGCGTGTCGCGTCGGCGCCGACTGCCGATCCCCGAGGTGCTGGCCGTGCACGTGGGGGTCGAGGCGCTCAAGGGGCTGCACTACGCGCACGGCAAGATCGAGCACGGTCGCCCGTTGGGGCTGGTCCACCGCGATATCAGCCCGCACAATCTGCTGCTCTCCTTCGCGGGCGAGCTCAAAATCGCAGATTTTGGCATCGCCAAGGTGGCGGCACTCGCCTCCGTCACCCGTACGGGGGCGGTCAAGGGCAAGCTGACCTACATGGCACCGGAGCAGGTGCGCGGGGAGGCGATCGATCAGCGGACGGATCTCTACGCGCTAGGCATCGTGCTCTGGGAATTGCTGAGCGACCGACGCCTCTATGGCGATAGCGGCAGCGAGGGGGAGCTGATTGCGGCAGTGCGTCGCGGCGGCGCGCCCCCGCTCGCCTCCGTCAGCCCGACGGTGGCGGCGGGGCTCGCGGCGGTGATCGATCGGCTCCTGGCGCCGCGCAGCGAGGAGCGCTTCGGCAGCGCCGCTGAGGTGCTCCCGGCGCTCAGTCAGTTCGCCTCGACCGGCGACGGCTTGGCCGTTGCCGACTACCTGAGACGCTTGCTGCCGGCTGAAGCGGAGCGGGACCAGCGCGGCGTGACGGTGCCGCAGGGGGCGGTGCTGACCACGGACATGCCGATCGCGGGGCCCGATGCGGCGACGCATAGCGCGACGCCAGGCCTCGAGACAGGGCCGCCTCGCCCCGCCGCGCCCGCAGCGCGAGCGGGGGTGCTCGTGCCGAACGCAGGAAGCGCTGACGCTAGCGCTGCGCTGGCTGCCGTCGACGCGCCGGCGGCGGTTGGCGGGGCGGCTGCCGGTGGCGAGGCGAGCGAAGCGCGGCGCCGGTGGCGGTCCAGCCGCGGTCGCGTGGTGCTGGCGCTGGGGTTGGCGCTGGCCTTGGGGGGGGTCCTGATCGGCAGCCCGTGGCTGATCCGTACCCTTGGCGGCGGTGGACGGTCTCAGCGCGGTCCCGCGGCGGATCCTCGGTCCATGCCCATGCCCTCGACCGCTAGCCTGGTGATTGGGTTGGTTCCGCCCGATGGCGAGCTGATCGCCGATGGCGTGGCCTTGGGGAGACGCGGTCGCTGGACCCTCACGGGGCAACCTGGCTATCGCGTCGGGCTGATCGCGCGCTGGCCCCAGGGCACGGTGGCGCGGCAGGTCGCCTTTGGGCGAGGGGGAGCAGAGGTGCAGCTCGTCGCGCCCGCGGGGACGGCGGAGGTGCGTCCATCGGCGGACGCCGGGGTCACCGCGGCCAAGATCGCCAAGATGCCGTCGCCCACAATTGGCGCCGAACCCGCTCACGCTGAGCGTCAGCCCGCACGCAGCGGGCAGGCAGCGCCCTCGAGGGCCCTCGGCCTTCGGCCCGCGGCCGGCACAGGGAGGCCGGCGCCGGCGGGCGGTGGCGGTCCTCGCGCGTCGCGTCGTGCCGCGCCTGCGCCGGCGACGCTCGACGTGATTGTTATCCCGTGGGCGCAGGTGCTGCTCGACGGTCGGTCCATCGGCACGACGCCGATCACCGGCTTGAATCCGGGCGCGGGCCGACATCTCGTCGAGCTGCGCAACGACGATCTCGGTCGACACGAGCGCGTGCGCCTGAGTCTCAAGGCGGGCGAGCATCGCCGCCTGCGCCGCGAATGGACGGGCGCTCCGAGCGCGGTCCCCACCGCCGATCGGTAG
- a CDS encoding penicillin-insensitive murein endopeptidase — protein sequence MRAPPVALVTLLPAIVSCIGPALLTDGSSVSIGDHRSGLLRHGTRLPFRGRGFVVPERWRLRRRNYGTDELVSALMRAAYKVERGHRGAVVGFADLSPAGGGPTSEHGSHTSGRDADVIFYATNLEGRPVIPQAMVAYDAAGLALPAALGPMPASEAAPDDRAGPPPTPASDHDLAEQPRPPPQRFDVRRNWSFVRALLNDRAIAVQWIFINRDLARLLLDHARRTGESASLLERAASVMHQPSDAGLHDDHLHLRIYCPVNDRAFGCQDAGPSRWDEQALGFAGPPSPPMPPLLLERFTLLARRYPLL from the coding sequence GTGCGCGCACCGCCGGTCGCCCTGGTCACGCTGCTGCCAGCGATCGTCAGCTGCATCGGTCCAGCGCTGCTGACAGATGGTAGCTCGGTGTCGATCGGCGACCACCGCAGTGGCCTGCTCCGCCACGGCACGCGCCTACCCTTCCGGGGCCGCGGCTTCGTCGTGCCCGAGCGCTGGCGCCTTCGACGCCGCAACTACGGCACCGACGAGTTGGTGAGTGCGCTGATGCGCGCGGCCTATAAGGTCGAGCGCGGGCATCGTGGTGCCGTCGTCGGCTTCGCCGATCTCAGCCCTGCCGGGGGCGGACCGACCAGCGAGCACGGTTCGCATACCAGCGGCCGCGATGCCGACGTCATCTTCTACGCCACGAACCTCGAGGGTCGGCCGGTGATCCCGCAGGCGATGGTCGCCTACGACGCGGCAGGCCTGGCGCTGCCGGCTGCCCTCGGTCCAATGCCCGCGTCTGAGGCGGCGCCCGACGACCGAGCCGGCCCGCCGCCAACGCCAGCGAGCGATCACGATCTCGCCGAGCAGCCTCGTCCTCCCCCACAACGCTTCGATGTCCGTCGCAATTGGAGCTTCGTTCGCGCGCTGCTCAACGACCGCGCGATCGCTGTGCAGTGGATCTTCATCAATCGCGACCTCGCACGCCTCCTGCTCGACCATGCACGCCGCACGGGCGAGTCAGCGTCCTTGCTGGAACGCGCGGCCAGCGTGATGCATCAGCCCAGCGACGCGGGGCTGCACGACGACCACCTGCATCTGCGAATCTACTGCCCGGTCAATGATCGCGCGTTCGGCTGTCAGGATGCTGGCCCTTCACGTTGGGACGAGCAGGCGCTCGGCTTCGCCGGCCCTCCCTCGCCGCCCATGCCACCGCTCTTGCTGGAGCGGTTCACGCTGCTCGCGCGACGATATCCCCTGCTCTAG
- a CDS encoding prephenate dehydrogenase: MKASHMQLPREPAADTLATQTLCIVGCGLMGGSLALALRAQVARVHGVDPNPATRELALAGGLVDATYATLEEGVREAQLVVLAAPVRTNLALIAKLGTIVAPGTLLIDLSSTKTAMIAAMDALPVQVRAVGAHPMCGKEQAGVAHADGALFRGRVFVLCRSLRSDDAALALTERLVHAVGALPLLLDPQAHDHAVAHVSHLPYLLSVALVAACAELPRSARQVAASGFRDTSRLAASDPKMMADVLLTNREAVGEALQRARDALGRLADLLAPGAEAALETHLAAIQRQRPPSVPAKGQP, translated from the coding sequence ATGAAGGCAAGTCACATGCAGCTACCGCGCGAGCCCGCCGCCGACACGCTCGCGACCCAGACCCTGTGTATCGTCGGCTGCGGACTGATGGGCGGCTCGCTGGCGCTGGCGCTCCGCGCGCAGGTCGCCCGAGTGCATGGGGTCGACCCGAATCCCGCCACGCGCGAACTCGCGCTGGCGGGCGGACTGGTCGACGCGACCTACGCGACGCTCGAGGAGGGCGTGCGCGAGGCGCAGCTCGTCGTGCTCGCGGCGCCAGTGCGGACCAATCTGGCGCTGATCGCAAAGCTCGGAACGATCGTCGCGCCCGGCACGCTGCTGATCGACCTGAGCAGCACCAAGACGGCGATGATCGCGGCGATGGACGCCCTGCCCGTGCAGGTGCGCGCGGTCGGAGCGCATCCGATGTGCGGCAAGGAGCAGGCCGGGGTGGCGCATGCCGATGGCGCGCTCTTTCGCGGGCGCGTCTTCGTGCTCTGCCGCAGTCTGCGCAGCGACGACGCGGCGCTGGCGCTGACGGAGCGGCTCGTCCACGCCGTCGGGGCGCTCCCGCTGCTGCTCGACCCGCAGGCGCACGACCACGCCGTAGCGCATGTCAGTCACCTGCCCTACCTGCTCTCCGTGGCGCTGGTCGCGGCCTGCGCCGAGCTGCCGCGCTCGGCACGCCAGGTGGCCGCCAGCGGCTTCCGCGACACCTCACGCCTGGCCGCCAGCGATCCGAAGATGATGGCGGACGTGCTGCTGACCAACCGCGAGGCGGTCGGCGAGGCCCTGCAGCGCGCGCGTGACGCCCTTGGACGGCTCGCTGATCTGCTGGCCCCGGGGGCGGAGGCCGCGCTCGAAACCCATTTGGCCGCCATCCAGCGCCAGCGGCCGCCCTCAGTCCCAGCCAAGGGTCAACCCTAA
- a CDS encoding MerR family transcriptional regulator, whose protein sequence is MSELLRDSLLSERDLIEIERAHPQGLSSAQIIGICQARGLRLSEATFRKYVQLGLLPRSRRVGTKGKHRGSHGVYPCATVRRINGIKHLMAQSLTIEQIQSRLAGFKQRIDSVESALDELLDAFEREIVRPQLDLSLRRDLSRDVHAARRTAADLMRQLMQIEGRVTLADQEGRGAQAGVFADR, encoded by the coding sequence GTGAGCGAGCTGCTGCGCGACTCCTTGCTGAGCGAGCGCGATCTGATCGAGATCGAGCGGGCGCACCCGCAGGGGCTCAGCTCGGCGCAGATCATCGGCATCTGTCAGGCGCGGGGTCTGCGGCTCTCCGAAGCGACCTTCCGCAAGTACGTGCAGCTCGGGCTGCTGCCGCGCAGCCGCCGCGTGGGGACCAAGGGAAAGCACCGTGGTTCGCACGGCGTCTATCCCTGCGCCACCGTGCGGCGCATCAACGGGATCAAGCATCTGATGGCTCAGAGCCTGACGATTGAGCAGATCCAGTCGCGCCTGGCCGGTTTCAAGCAGCGCATCGACAGCGTCGAGTCGGCGCTCGACGAGCTGCTCGACGCGTTCGAGCGCGAGATCGTTCGACCGCAGCTCGATTTGTCGCTCCGTCGGGATCTGAGCCGGGACGTGCACGCTGCGCGGCGTACGGCGGCCGACCTGATGCGGCAGCTGATGCAGATCGAAGGCCGAGTCACGCTCGCTGACCAAGAGGGGCGAGGTGCGCAGGCCGGGGTGTTCGCGGATCGCTAG